The following are encoded together in the Tistrella mobilis genome:
- a CDS encoding ATP-NAD kinase family protein, giving the protein METRRDDAAPPAGAPLVGVIANPVSARDIRRVIANATSLQIADRANIVLRILACLRHFGISRVVMMPDTGGVRSHVKRGLHQSANRGDGRFPAVEWLDMAVTATADDSIEAARRMAAMGVAVIVVLGGDGTHRAVASACGRVPIAGVSTGTNNAFPDTREATVTGLAVGLAAAGLVPAEVAFRPNKRLEVTVAGRTETALVDVAVVAERYVGARALWRTESFRELFVTFGDPRTIGMSAIAGLSAPVDREAPFGRHLRFADPAHAERVLHAPIAPGLILPVGIDAIARLDPDQPVRVTAEAGSLAFDGEREIAFTAADAPTVTLRTDAFRTVDVEACMAHAAAEGLFFDRMRAPAASPHT; this is encoded by the coding sequence ATGGAAACGCGACGAGACGACGCAGCGCCGCCTGCGGGCGCGCCGCTGGTGGGTGTGATCGCCAATCCGGTCTCCGCGCGGGATATCCGCCGGGTGATCGCCAACGCCACCAGCCTGCAGATCGCCGACCGGGCCAATATCGTGCTCCGGATTCTGGCCTGTCTGCGCCATTTCGGCATCAGCCGGGTGGTGATGATGCCGGATACAGGCGGGGTGCGGTCGCATGTGAAGCGCGGCCTGCACCAATCGGCCAATCGTGGCGACGGCCGCTTCCCGGCGGTCGAGTGGCTGGACATGGCCGTCACCGCCACCGCCGACGACAGCATCGAGGCCGCCCGGCGCATGGCCGCCATGGGTGTGGCGGTGATCGTGGTTCTGGGCGGCGACGGCACCCATCGCGCCGTTGCCTCGGCCTGCGGCCGCGTGCCGATCGCCGGCGTGTCGACCGGTACCAACAACGCCTTTCCCGACACCCGCGAGGCCACCGTCACCGGGCTGGCCGTGGGGCTGGCCGCCGCAGGCCTGGTACCGGCCGAGGTGGCCTTCCGCCCCAACAAGCGTCTGGAGGTGACCGTCGCCGGCCGCACCGAAACCGCGCTGGTCGATGTGGCGGTGGTGGCAGAACGCTATGTGGGGGCCCGCGCGCTCTGGCGGACGGAAAGCTTCCGCGAGCTTTTCGTCACCTTCGGCGACCCGCGCACCATCGGCATGTCGGCCATCGCCGGGCTTTCGGCGCCGGTCGACCGCGAGGCCCCCTTCGGTCGCCATCTGCGCTTCGCCGACCCCGCCCATGCGGAACGGGTGCTGCATGCCCCGATCGCCCCCGGGCTGATCCTGCCGGTCGGCATCGATGCCATCGCCCGGCTGGATCCCGACCAGCCGGTGCGGGTGACGGCCGAGGCCGGCTCTCTCGCCTTCGACGGCGAGCGCGAAATCGCCTTCACCGCAGCGGACGCCCCCACCGTCACGCTGCGCACCGATGCCTTCCGCACCGTCGATGTCGAGGCCTGCATGGCCCATGCCGCGGCGGAAGGCCTGTTCTTCGACAGGATGCGGGCACCGGCTGCCAGCCCCCACACCTGA
- a CDS encoding siderophore-interacting protein: protein MPRFKAEAEIAFASLDRYFDTIIASLSAHNMTLRAEGNDHVVEAGFGRARLMPGQGVLRLLVEASDPAAFNRLKHELTGLIDFVARPEGLRIAWTGDTVGAALPQDLRVLTVRTVAQLTPRMRRITFAGRDLGRYAVPDQIHCRLLFQEKGVTAPRWPELDDHGRILWPDSGVLPSRIFTIRRIDAAAGLLDIDFVLHDGAGPGAAWARDAAPGDVVGILGPAANGPKPAGWYLLAGDETGLPGMARILEGLPAAVEGVALIEVADAAEEQAIAAPPGVQIRWLHRGAAAPGTTSLLIDALRQVAVPADHGDIFAWIGAEYTAFREMRGFLKAELGIPADRMIAFSHWRRGMSEADIVAAGIASVSA from the coding sequence ATGCCACGCTTCAAGGCCGAGGCCGAGATCGCCTTTGCCAGTCTCGACCGGTATTTCGACACCATCATCGCCTCGCTCTCGGCCCATAACATGACGCTCAGGGCCGAGGGGAATGATCATGTGGTCGAGGCCGGTTTCGGCCGGGCCCGGCTGATGCCGGGGCAGGGGGTGCTGCGGCTGCTGGTCGAAGCCTCGGATCCCGCGGCCTTCAACCGCCTGAAGCACGAGCTGACCGGGCTGATCGATTTCGTCGCCCGGCCCGAAGGGCTTCGGATCGCCTGGACCGGCGATACCGTGGGCGCCGCTTTGCCGCAGGATCTGCGCGTGCTGACCGTCCGCACCGTTGCGCAGCTGACGCCGCGCATGCGCCGGATCACCTTCGCCGGCCGGGATCTGGGCCGCTACGCGGTGCCCGACCAGATCCATTGCCGGCTGTTGTTTCAGGAAAAGGGCGTCACCGCCCCGCGCTGGCCCGAACTGGACGATCACGGCCGGATCCTCTGGCCCGACAGCGGGGTGCTGCCCTCTCGCATCTTCACCATCCGCCGGATCGATGCCGCGGCCGGCCTGCTCGACATCGATTTCGTGCTCCATGACGGTGCGGGCCCCGGCGCCGCCTGGGCGCGGGATGCGGCGCCGGGGGATGTCGTGGGCATTCTGGGCCCGGCCGCCAACGGGCCGAAGCCGGCCGGGTGGTATCTGCTGGCCGGTGACGAAACCGGCCTGCCCGGCATGGCCCGGATCCTGGAAGGGCTGCCGGCCGCGGTTGAGGGCGTGGCGCTGATCGAGGTCGCCGATGCCGCCGAGGAACAGGCGATCGCCGCCCCGCCCGGGGTGCAGATCCGCTGGCTGCATCGCGGTGCCGCGGCGCCGGGGACCACAAGCCTGCTGATCGATGCCCTGCGGCAGGTGGCGGTGCCGGCCGATCACGGCGACATCTTCGCCTGGATCGGTGCCGAATACACCGCCTTCCGCGAGATGCGCGGCTTTCTGAAGGCGGAGCTCGGCATCCCCGCCGATCGCATGATCGCCTTCTCCCACTGGCGCAGGGGCATGAGCGAGGCGGATATCGTCGCCGCGGGAATTGCGTCGGTTTCGGCCTGA
- a CDS encoding acetoin dehydrogenase dihydrolipoyllysine-residue acetyltransferase subunit, translating into MSDDRIKPLVMPKWGLSMQEGRLAAWLVEEGADMSVGDEIMEVETDKITNVVEAADAGRLRRRVGQEGEVYPVKALLGVLAPPEVDDAAIDAFVAAYEVPAAGGDDEDTAPAHAFVDTPAGRLRHASRGDSGPHVVLIHGFGGDLDNWLFNIDDLAGAARVHALDLPGHGQSSKDVGTGDLEALATAVLAFMDSQEIEAAHLVGHSMGGAVSAHIATTRPGRARSLTLIASAGLGDDIDQGYIDGFVTAASRRDLKPVLSKLFADQALVGRRLVDDLLKYKRLDGVDAALAKLRDGLFAGGRQKTPLAGAIAAADLPVLVIWGTEDRVIPAAHATAVPGATVEVLPDAGHMVQMEAAARVNELIRRHIGG; encoded by the coding sequence ATGAGTGACGACCGCATCAAGCCGCTGGTGATGCCGAAATGGGGCCTGTCCATGCAGGAGGGCCGCCTCGCCGCCTGGCTGGTCGAGGAAGGGGCCGACATGTCGGTCGGCGACGAGATCATGGAGGTCGAGACCGACAAGATCACCAATGTCGTGGAGGCGGCCGATGCCGGCCGTCTCCGCCGCCGGGTCGGCCAGGAGGGCGAGGTCTATCCGGTGAAGGCCCTGCTGGGCGTGCTGGCCCCGCCCGAGGTCGACGATGCCGCGATCGATGCCTTCGTCGCCGCCTATGAGGTGCCGGCCGCGGGCGGTGACGACGAGGACACGGCCCCCGCCCATGCCTTCGTCGACACCCCGGCCGGCCGGCTGCGCCATGCCAGCCGCGGCGACAGCGGCCCCCATGTCGTGCTGATCCACGGCTTCGGCGGCGATCTCGACAACTGGCTGTTCAACATCGACGATCTGGCCGGCGCCGCCCGGGTTCATGCCCTCGACCTGCCCGGCCATGGCCAGTCCTCCAAGGATGTGGGGACCGGCGATCTGGAGGCACTGGCCACCGCGGTGCTCGCCTTCATGGACAGCCAGGAGATCGAGGCCGCCCATCTGGTCGGCCATTCGATGGGGGGTGCGGTCTCGGCCCATATCGCCACCACAAGGCCCGGGCGCGCCCGGTCCCTGACCCTGATCGCCTCGGCCGGGCTGGGGGACGACATCGACCAGGGCTATATCGACGGCTTCGTCACCGCGGCCTCGCGCCGCGATCTGAAGCCCGTGCTCTCCAAGCTCTTCGCCGACCAGGCCCTGGTCGGGCGGCGGCTGGTCGACGACCTGCTGAAATACAAGCGCCTCGACGGGGTCGATGCGGCGCTGGCGAAGCTCCGCGACGGGCTGTTCGCGGGCGGACGCCAGAAGACCCCGCTCGCCGGTGCCATCGCCGCCGCCGATCTGCCGGTGCTGGTGATCTGGGGCACAGAGGACCGGGTGATCCCGGCCGCCCATGCCACTGCCGTGCCCGGGGCCACGGTCGAGGTCCTGCCCGATGCCGGCCACATGGTCCAGATGGAAGCGGCTGCCCGGGTCAACGAACTGATCCGGCGCCATATCGGAGGATGA
- a CDS encoding thiamine pyrophosphate-dependent dehydrogenase E1 component subunit alpha, protein MPDSKPARPDGPLPLDHDRLLHAYRIMRTIRDFEERLHVDFGRGDIPGFVHLYAGEEATAAGIMMHLNDQDRIASTHRGHGHCIAKGVDVMGMMAEIYGKTTGSCRGKGGSMHIADLSKGMMGANGILGAGAPLVCGAALAAKVLGHKGVGISFVGDGASNQGTFLESLNLAAVWNLPAIFVVENNGYAESTAFEWAVAADSYVDRATGFGLPGVTVDGTDFFAVYEAAGEVIARAREGGGPSLLECKMVRFFGHFEGDAQTYRAKGELERIRAEQDCIRIFRSRVTGAGVVTDAECDAIDAEVAELIERAVQAAKDAPMPSPADLLTDVYVSY, encoded by the coding sequence ATGCCGGATTCAAAGCCCGCCCGTCCCGACGGGCCGCTGCCGCTCGATCACGACCGGCTGCTCCACGCCTACCGGATCATGCGCACCATCCGCGATTTCGAGGAACGCCTGCATGTCGATTTCGGCCGCGGCGACATCCCCGGCTTCGTGCATCTCTATGCCGGCGAAGAGGCGACGGCCGCCGGCATCATGATGCATCTGAACGATCAGGACCGCATCGCCTCCACCCATCGCGGCCATGGCCATTGCATCGCCAAGGGCGTCGACGTGATGGGCATGATGGCCGAGATCTACGGCAAGACCACCGGATCCTGCCGCGGCAAGGGCGGCTCCATGCACATCGCCGACCTGTCCAAGGGCATGATGGGCGCCAACGGCATCCTCGGCGCCGGTGCGCCGCTGGTCTGCGGCGCGGCGCTGGCCGCCAAGGTGCTGGGCCACAAGGGTGTCGGCATCAGCTTCGTCGGCGACGGCGCCTCCAACCAGGGCACCTTCCTTGAAAGCCTGAACCTGGCCGCCGTCTGGAATCTGCCGGCGATCTTCGTGGTCGAGAACAACGGCTATGCCGAAAGCACCGCCTTCGAATGGGCGGTCGCGGCCGACAGCTATGTCGACCGAGCGACCGGCTTCGGCCTGCCCGGCGTCACCGTCGATGGCACCGATTTCTTTGCGGTCTACGAGGCGGCGGGCGAGGTGATCGCCCGGGCGCGCGAGGGCGGCGGGCCGTCGCTGCTGGAATGCAAGATGGTCCGCTTCTTCGGCCATTTCGAAGGTGATGCCCAGACCTATCGCGCCAAGGGCGAGCTGGAGCGTATCCGCGCCGAGCAGGACTGCATCCGGATCTTCCGCAGCCGCGTCACCGGTGCGGGCGTGGTGACCGATGCCGAATGCGACGCGATCGATGCCGAGGTGGCAGAGCTGATCGAGCGCGCCGTGCAGGCCGCCAAGGACGCGCCGATGCCGTCCCCGGCGGATCTCCTCACCGACGTCTACGTCTCGTATTGA
- a CDS encoding SDR family NAD(P)-dependent oxidoreductase, whose translation MTASLPLSGRRTVVTGAGRGIGAAIARGLAAQGAAVMIADLNPDTAAGVADEIRKAGGKAASTAVDVRERASVAAMLDRTIAEFGGLDVVFNNAGIAQVRPFLAITEDDWRTVMDVNGLGVLIGMQEAITRLRTQGTGGAIINTASIAGKQGYEPLAHYSASKFAVVALTQAAARAFGAENIRVNAICPGVVATDMWKLIDQGFRDSGLTGRENEAFDQFAAGAVLGRPSRAEDLVGVACFLASDAAAFMTGQTLLVDGGMVMD comes from the coding sequence ATGACCGCCTCTCTCCCCCTTTCCGGTCGCCGCACGGTGGTGACCGGCGCCGGCCGCGGCATCGGTGCCGCCATCGCCCGCGGGCTTGCCGCCCAGGGTGCGGCGGTGATGATCGCCGATCTCAACCCCGACACCGCCGCCGGCGTGGCGGACGAGATCCGCAAGGCCGGCGGCAAGGCCGCCTCCACCGCGGTCGACGTGCGCGAGCGGGCCTCGGTCGCGGCCATGCTCGACCGGACGATCGCGGAATTCGGCGGGCTGGACGTGGTGTTCAACAATGCCGGCATCGCCCAGGTCCGCCCCTTCCTCGCCATCACCGAAGACGACTGGCGGACGGTGATGGACGTGAACGGGCTGGGCGTGCTGATCGGCATGCAGGAAGCGATCACCCGCCTGCGCACCCAGGGCACGGGCGGTGCGATCATCAACACCGCCTCCATCGCCGGCAAGCAGGGCTACGAACCGCTGGCCCATTATTCCGCCAGCAAGTTCGCGGTCGTCGCCCTGACCCAGGCGGCGGCGCGGGCCTTCGGGGCGGAGAATATCCGGGTGAATGCGATCTGCCCCGGCGTGGTCGCGACCGATATGTGGAAGCTGATCGATCAGGGCTTCCGCGACTCAGGCCTCACCGGCCGCGAGAACGAGGCCTTCGATCAGTTCGCCGCCGGCGCCGTGCTCGGCCGCCCCTCCAGGGCCGAGGATCTGGTGGGCGTGGCCTGTTTCCTGGCATCCGATGCCGCCGCCTTCATGACCGGCCAGACCCTGCTGGTCGACGGCGGGATGGTGATGGACTGA
- a CDS encoding methyl-accepting chemotaxis protein, which yields MATVLVISVVAIAVTLLSLSRQAAEDAAMAHLAELATGQAAVIRADIGQAVDDARALARAVAVEQARPAPDRRVVDAHLARLAGERPAYAGVWVDMAPDAFDRRDAEYAAARAAAGDAPAEILALPGTGRMSLLWYPDETTGRPVADATDGAAFDEVMTKEYYRAAARARGAAVTLPYLDDFTRALMTSTVMPVMAGGKILGVAGVDITLAGIAERLSAIRPYGTGWLAVVASDGSYVAHPDPARLSHADDDLPGALRQAIAAGRSMTAAAELDGTPHHLHLEPLTFNEAAGRWTLVVAVPRDAFMAEADRLLISCLAAGGLALLLGLIIAWLLGRGISRPVQAMTGVMGRLAGGDLTVDIPARGQRDELGDMARALDLFRETALHARDLDAADRAARTRSEARAAALAEAQAEFDSRAGALVEVLARSAADLNDTAHALSGIAEATRGRSDEVAEEAERATRSVETVAGATADLARTFEDIRRRVDRSVGDAEAAEAETRRTDMAVARLTENAGRIGEVVDMIRGIAEQTNLLALNATIEAARAGEAGKGFAVVAAEVKQLADQTARLTDDILVQVTGIRDATTETARSISAVGSAIDGLTGTARDIRAAVEEQDRATRDIARNLQDAAGATRQAAGRMADIRAAAGETGTAAGRVLAAAEAVGRDSAGLAAEVRRFGEITRD from the coding sequence ATGGCCACGGTGCTGGTGATCTCGGTCGTGGCCATCGCGGTCACCCTGCTCTCCCTGTCGCGTCAGGCCGCCGAAGACGCGGCCATGGCCCATCTTGCGGAACTCGCCACCGGTCAGGCGGCGGTGATCCGCGCCGATATCGGCCAGGCGGTCGACGACGCCCGCGCGCTCGCCCGTGCTGTCGCCGTGGAACAGGCGCGCCCCGCCCCCGACCGGCGGGTGGTCGATGCCCATCTGGCGCGCCTTGCCGGCGAACGGCCGGCCTATGCCGGTGTCTGGGTGGACATGGCGCCCGACGCCTTCGACCGCCGTGATGCCGAATATGCTGCGGCCCGTGCCGCGGCAGGGGATGCACCGGCGGAAATCCTGGCACTGCCAGGCACCGGCCGGATGAGCCTGCTCTGGTATCCGGACGAAACGACGGGGCGCCCGGTCGCCGATGCCACCGACGGCGCCGCCTTCGACGAGGTGATGACCAAGGAATATTACCGCGCCGCCGCCCGGGCCCGCGGCGCCGCCGTCACCCTGCCCTATCTCGACGACTTCACCAGGGCGCTGATGACCAGCACGGTGATGCCGGTGATGGCCGGGGGGAAAATCCTCGGGGTTGCGGGCGTGGACATCACGCTCGCCGGCATCGCCGAACGACTGTCGGCTATCCGGCCCTATGGCACGGGCTGGCTGGCGGTGGTGGCAAGCGACGGCAGCTATGTCGCCCATCCGGACCCGGCCCGGCTCTCGCATGCCGATGACGACCTGCCCGGCGCGCTCCGGCAGGCGATTGCGGCCGGCCGCAGCATGACTGCGGCCGCTGAACTGGATGGCACGCCCCATCACCTGCACCTTGAACCGCTCACCTTCAACGAGGCGGCGGGGCGCTGGACCCTGGTCGTCGCCGTGCCGCGCGACGCCTTCATGGCCGAGGCCGACCGGCTGCTGATCAGCTGCCTTGCAGCCGGCGGGCTGGCGCTGCTGCTGGGGCTGATCATCGCCTGGCTGCTGGGCCGCGGCATTTCGCGCCCGGTTCAGGCGATGACCGGCGTGATGGGCCGGCTGGCCGGCGGAGACCTGACGGTCGACATCCCGGCCCGCGGCCAGCGCGACGAGCTGGGCGACATGGCCCGGGCGCTCGACCTGTTCCGCGAGACGGCCCTGCATGCCCGCGATCTCGACGCCGCCGACCGCGCCGCCCGCACCCGGAGCGAGGCGCGGGCCGCCGCCCTTGCCGAGGCCCAGGCGGAATTCGACAGCCGGGCCGGCGCCCTGGTCGAGGTTCTGGCCCGCTCCGCGGCCGACCTCAACGATACCGCCCATGCCCTGTCGGGCATCGCCGAGGCCACGCGTGGGCGGTCCGACGAGGTGGCGGAGGAAGCCGAACGGGCGACCCGCAGTGTCGAAACCGTGGCCGGTGCCACGGCCGACCTTGCCCGGACCTTCGAAGACATCCGCCGCCGGGTCGACCGCTCGGTGGGTGATGCCGAAGCCGCCGAGGCCGAAACCCGGCGCACCGATATGGCCGTCGCCCGGCTGACCGAGAATGCCGGCCGGATCGGCGAGGTGGTCGATATGATCCGCGGCATCGCCGAGCAGACCAATCTTCTGGCCCTCAACGCCACGATCGAGGCGGCACGGGCCGGCGAGGCCGGCAAGGGCTTCGCGGTGGTGGCCGCCGAGGTGAAGCAACTGGCCGACCAGACCGCGCGGCTGACCGACGACATTCTGGTGCAGGTGACCGGCATCCGCGATGCCACGACCGAGACCGCCCGGTCGATTTCCGCCGTCGGCAGCGCCATCGACGGGTTGACCGGCACCGCCCGCGACATCCGCGCGGCCGTGGAAGAACAGGACCGCGCCACCCGCGACATCGCCCGCAACCTTCAGGACGCCGCCGGCGCGACCCGTCAGGCTGCCGGGCGCATGGCCGATATCCGGGCGGCTGCGGGGGAAACCGGCACCGCCGCCGGCCGCGTTCTGGCCGCCGCAGAGGCCGTCGGCCGCGATTCGGCCGGGCTTGCCGCGGAAGTCCGGCGCTTCGGCGAGATCACCCGCGATTGA
- a CDS encoding sigma-54-dependent Fis family transcriptional regulator, which produces MVAMHVRDHIEEVVRVVSTETPEPGTAARVPRGLARPQLRASPFRDAQRGDIPLRDGLIRDSWRRCVATHGLDPTRLQEARILPEARVREHRERLEDLIRTARFGLESLHRRIAGQGYVLLLSDARGVTVDFMGDPTFDNHLRRAGLYLGSDWNEAHAGTCGVGLCIASGEALTVHQTDHFDATHVGLTCTCAPIHDVDGRLAAVLDISALRSPTPKDSQHLALQLVQDYAHTIEMANLERRFRDRWLVRFSLSPDFVEADPDCAVALDDDGRILGMTDRARRLLAGQSDGSARDPSAVIGRHFNELVDFDVERLGELGRGAATESCGIEVRSGRMLYAHAAPPGPAPAARSRPDTLRRGTHGLPAPLAALTGGDPAILAMLGRAARLVEAPVAIMIRGETGTGKEYLAKALHQSRRKPGPFVAVNCAALPESLIESELFGHVPGAFTGARARGHAGLIREASGGTLFLDEIGDMPLALQGRLLRVLAEREVLPVGGARPVPVDIRVISASHRDLMAEVRAGRFREDLYYRLNGALLTLPPLRERADLDWLVGRMLADGATDPAGHRLDPQARLRLRAHHWPGNLRELANALVCARAVSTGGVIRVTDLPEDLQAPALSAQAHAIGPHPRAREDAEMLRMVLKSHRWNVSAAARALGIDRTTVHRRMRRLGIRPPHRVEG; this is translated from the coding sequence ATGGTGGCCATGCATGTGCGGGACCATATCGAGGAAGTCGTGCGTGTCGTCTCGACCGAGACGCCTGAGCCCGGCACTGCGGCGCGGGTCCCTCGGGGCCTTGCCCGGCCGCAGCTGCGCGCCTCCCCCTTCCGTGATGCGCAGCGGGGCGACATCCCGCTGCGCGACGGGCTGATCCGCGACAGCTGGCGGCGCTGTGTCGCGACCCACGGCCTTGACCCCACCCGGCTGCAGGAAGCCCGCATCCTGCCCGAGGCACGGGTGCGCGAGCATCGCGAACGGCTGGAAGACCTGATCCGCACCGCCCGCTTCGGCCTGGAAAGCCTGCATCGTCGCATCGCCGGCCAGGGCTATGTGCTGCTGCTGTCGGATGCGCGCGGGGTGACGGTCGATTTCATGGGCGATCCCACTTTCGACAATCATCTGCGCCGGGCGGGGCTGTATCTGGGATCGGACTGGAACGAGGCCCATGCCGGCACCTGTGGCGTGGGGCTGTGCATCGCCTCGGGCGAGGCGCTGACCGTGCATCAGACCGATCATTTCGACGCCACCCATGTCGGGCTGACCTGCACCTGTGCGCCGATCCACGATGTCGACGGCCGCCTCGCCGCCGTGCTCGACATCTCGGCCCTGCGTTCCCCCACGCCTAAGGACAGCCAGCATCTGGCCCTGCAGCTGGTGCAGGACTACGCCCATACCATCGAAATGGCCAATCTGGAGCGGCGCTTCCGCGACCGCTGGCTGGTCCGCTTCAGCCTGTCGCCGGATTTCGTCGAGGCCGACCCGGATTGTGCGGTGGCGCTGGACGATGACGGCCGCATCCTGGGCATGACCGACCGGGCCCGCCGTCTGCTCGCCGGCCAGAGCGACGGCAGCGCCCGCGACCCTTCGGCAGTGATCGGGCGGCATTTCAACGAGTTGGTCGATTTCGACGTCGAGCGCCTGGGCGAGCTGGGCCGCGGGGCTGCGACCGAATCCTGCGGCATCGAGGTCCGCTCGGGCCGCATGCTCTATGCCCATGCCGCCCCGCCCGGCCCGGCCCCCGCCGCCCGCAGCCGCCCCGACACGCTCCGCCGCGGCACCCATGGCCTGCCGGCACCGCTCGCCGCCCTCACCGGCGGCGACCCTGCCATCCTGGCCATGCTGGGCCGCGCCGCCCGGCTGGTCGAGGCGCCGGTCGCGATCATGATCCGCGGCGAAACCGGCACGGGGAAGGAATATCTCGCCAAGGCGCTGCACCAGTCGCGCCGCAAGCCCGGCCCCTTCGTGGCGGTCAACTGCGCAGCCCTGCCCGAAAGCCTGATCGAAAGCGAGCTGTTCGGCCATGTCCCCGGCGCCTTCACCGGCGCCCGCGCCCGCGGCCATGCCGGACTGATCCGCGAGGCATCGGGCGGCACGCTGTTCCTGGACGAAATCGGCGACATGCCGCTCGCCCTTCAGGGGCGGCTGCTCAGGGTGCTGGCCGAACGCGAGGTGCTGCCGGTCGGCGGCGCCCGGCCGGTGCCGGTCGACATCCGGGTGATCTCGGCCAGCCATCGCGACCTGATGGCCGAGGTACGCGCCGGCCGCTTCCGCGAAGATCTGTACTACCGCCTGAACGGCGCCCTGCTGACCCTGCCACCGCTCAGGGAACGCGCCGATCTGGACTGGCTGGTCGGCCGGATGCTGGCCGACGGCGCGACCGATCCCGCCGGCCACCGCCTGGACCCGCAGGCCCGGCTGCGCCTGCGCGCCCATCACTGGCCGGGCAATCTGCGGGAACTGGCCAATGCGCTGGTCTGCGCCCGGGCGGTCTCCACCGGCGGCGTGATCCGGGTCACCGACCTGCCCGAAGACCTGCAGGCCCCGGCACTCAGCGCCCAGGCCCATGCCATCGGCCCCCATCCGCGGGCGCGGGAAGATGCCGAGATGCTGCGCATGGTGCTGAAATCCCACCGCTGGAACGTCTCGGCCGCCGCCCGGGCGCTCGGCATCGACCGCACCACCGTCCACCGCCGCATGCGCCGCCTGGGCATCCGCCCGCCGCATCGGGTGGAGGGGTGA
- a CDS encoding plasmid stabilization protein produces the protein MADLETNIATITLCDLKRDPKAAIAAYGDRPVAVLENGRVMFYCLSAAGYEALQDCLEDLELGAIADARANAPVVRVSLDEL, from the coding sequence ATGGCTGATCTGGAAACCAATATCGCGACGATCACCCTCTGCGATCTGAAAAGGGACCCGAAGGCAGCGATCGCTGCATATGGGGATCGTCCCGTCGCCGTTCTGGAAAACGGCAGGGTGATGTTCTATTGCCTGTCGGCTGCCGGCTACGAGGCGTTGCAAGACTGTCTGGAAGATCTGGAACTTGGCGCGATTGCAGACGCACGGGCGAATGCCCCGGTCGTCAGAGTATCACTCGACGAGCTGTAA
- a CDS encoding alpha-ketoacid dehydrogenase subunit beta gives MARKISMKDAINEALDQEMTRDPTVIMMGEDIVGGTGASGEADAWGGVLGVTKGLYAKHGDRLMDTPLSESAYVGAAIGAATCGLRPVAELMFIDFMGVCFDQIYNQAAKFRYMFGGKAETPVTIRAMVGGGFRAAAQHSQMLTPLFTHIPGLKVVCPSNAYDAKGLLIQSIRDNDPVIFCEHKALYGHETDVPAESYAIPFAEAAVVREGGDVTIVTYGLMVHRAQEAAALLAKDGIEAEIIDLRTLSPLDMDTVLESVEATGRLVVVDEAHPRCSIATDIAARVTQDAFKALKAAPRMVTAPHTPVPFSPTLEDLFLPSGQAIAEAARATIGR, from the coding sequence ATGGCCCGCAAGATCAGCATGAAAGATGCCATCAACGAGGCGCTGGACCAGGAGATGACCCGCGACCCCACTGTCATCATGATGGGTGAGGACATCGTGGGCGGCACCGGTGCCAGCGGCGAGGCCGACGCCTGGGGCGGCGTTCTGGGCGTCACCAAGGGGCTCTACGCCAAGCATGGCGACCGGCTGATGGATACGCCGCTGTCTGAAAGCGCCTATGTCGGCGCTGCGATCGGCGCCGCCACCTGCGGTCTGCGCCCCGTCGCGGAGCTGATGTTCATCGACTTCATGGGCGTGTGCTTCGACCAGATCTACAACCAGGCCGCCAAGTTCCGCTACATGTTCGGCGGCAAGGCCGAAACGCCGGTCACCATCCGCGCCATGGTCGGCGGCGGCTTCCGGGCGGCGGCACAGCACAGCCAGATGCTGACCCCGCTGTTCACCCACATCCCCGGGCTCAAGGTCGTCTGCCCGTCGAATGCCTATGACGCCAAGGGCCTGCTGATCCAGTCGATCCGCGACAACGACCCGGTGATCTTCTGCGAGCACAAGGCGCTCTACGGCCACGAGACCGACGTGCCGGCCGAATCCTATGCCATCCCCTTCGCCGAGGCGGCGGTGGTGCGCGAGGGCGGCGACGTCACCATCGTGACCTACGGCCTGATGGTCCATCGCGCCCAGGAGGCCGCCGCCCTGCTGGCGAAGGACGGGATCGAGGCCGAGATCATCGATCTGCGCACGCTCTCGCCGCTCGACATGGACACCGTTCTGGAAAGCGTCGAGGCGACCGGCCGGCTGGTGGTGGTCGACGAGGCGCATCCGCGCTGCTCGATCGCGACCGACATCGCCGCCCGGGTGACGCAGGACGCCTTCAAGGCGCTGAAGGCCGCGCCGCGCATGGTGACCGCACCCCATACCCCGGTGCCGTTCTCGCCCACCCTCGAAGACCTGTTCCTGCCCTCGGGCCAGGCGATCGCCGAGGCCGCCCGCGCGACCATCGGCCGCTGA